From a region of the Nodosilinea sp. PGN35 genome:
- a CDS encoding nucleotidyltransferase family protein, with protein sequence MLIDTLHAQRDNILALSRQYGARRIRVFGSVARREEQPDSDVDFLVDFPPGYDLFAQRLPLGDRLSQLLGRPVDLVPEHELNRHLRDAVLSEAIDL encoded by the coding sequence ATGCTGATCGATACTCTACATGCCCAGCGCGATAACATCCTGGCTTTAAGCCGCCAGTACGGGGCACGGCGTATTCGAGTCTTTGGATCGGTTGCTCGACGCGAAGAGCAGCCCGACAGCGACGTGGATTTTTTGGTTGACTTTCCTCCTGGCTATGATTTATTCGCCCAGCGATTGCCCCTGGGCGATCGCCTCTCTCAACTGCTGGGTCGTCCTGTAGATCTGGTGCCAGAGCATGAACTCAATCGCCATCTACGCGATGCCGTTTTGTCGGAAGCTATAGATCTATGA
- a CDS encoding DUF86 domain-containing protein, with protein MSKSWRPYALHILDAIAKIRQIQARGNLAEDFVLYDAALRNLQTLSEATQQLPEELKASYPDIPWREIRGFRNILVHDYMGDIDPSTVSAVIEQHLPARELSVRSMLK; from the coding sequence ATGAGTAAGTCTTGGCGACCTTATGCTCTGCACATATTGGATGCGATCGCCAAAATTCGTCAGATTCAAGCCCGAGGCAATCTGGCCGAAGATTTTGTGCTTTACGACGCTGCGCTTCGAAATCTGCAAACTCTTTCAGAGGCGACTCAACAGCTACCCGAAGAACTTAAGGCATCCTATCCAGATATTCCCTGGCGCGAAATTAGAGGATTTCGCAATATCTTGGTTCATGACTATATGGGTGACATAGACCCTTCAACCGTCTCGGCGGTCATAGAGCAACATCTGCCCGCACGAGAGTTGAGCGTAAGATCGATGCTGAAGTAA
- a CDS encoding MSMEG_0569 family flavin-dependent oxidoreductase — protein sequence MSMHHGVIIIGGGQAGLSISYCLSRRGIDHLVLEQHQIAHSWRSKRWDSFCLVTPNWQCQLPGFPYPGDDPEGFMGRDAIVEYIEQYASHFNPPIKTGVTVQRVKRGESTAFEVVTTQGTFTADQVVVATGGYHTPKIPRLAERLAPDVVQLHSAEYRNPESLPEGAVLVVGTGQSGCQIAEDLHLAGRKVHLCVGGAPRSPRRYRGKDVVEWLDQMGYYDLAIDDHPQKETVRHKTNHYVTGRGGGREIDLRHFALQGMALHGRLKEIQGTQLHFGDDLKANLDAADGVAESIKRTIDTYIEKHNIDAPLDPPYRPVWEPEGGQAAIDYREANITSVIWCIGYGLDFRWVELPVFDGQGYPGHRRGVTAWPGLYFLGLPWLYTWGSARFSGIARDAEYLAEQVAARAGGSHTRELQSVNEVAIGS from the coding sequence ATGTCCATGCACCACGGCGTAATCATTATTGGCGGCGGCCAGGCGGGGCTGTCGATCAGCTACTGCCTGAGCCGCCGGGGCATCGACCACCTGGTGCTAGAGCAGCACCAGATTGCCCACTCCTGGCGCAGCAAGCGGTGGGATTCGTTCTGCCTGGTCACCCCCAACTGGCAGTGCCAGCTGCCAGGCTTTCCCTACCCCGGCGACGATCCGGAGGGGTTCATGGGTCGCGATGCGATTGTCGAGTACATCGAGCAGTACGCCAGCCACTTTAACCCGCCGATCAAGACCGGGGTGACGGTGCAGCGGGTGAAGCGGGGGGAGAGCACTGCCTTTGAGGTGGTCACCACCCAGGGCACCTTCACCGCAGACCAGGTGGTGGTGGCTACCGGCGGCTACCACACCCCTAAAATTCCGCGCCTGGCCGAGCGGCTGGCTCCCGATGTTGTGCAACTGCACTCCGCCGAATACCGCAATCCCGAGTCGCTGCCGGAGGGGGCGGTGCTGGTGGTGGGCACCGGGCAGTCGGGCTGCCAGATTGCTGAGGATCTGCATCTGGCGGGTCGAAAAGTGCACCTGTGCGTGGGGGGTGCGCCGCGATCGCCCCGCCGCTACCGGGGCAAAGACGTGGTGGAATGGCTCGACCAGATGGGCTACTACGATCTGGCGATCGACGACCACCCACAAAAAGAGACCGTGCGCCACAAGACCAACCACTACGTCACCGGACGCGGCGGCGGGCGCGAAATCGACCTGCGCCACTTTGCCCTCCAGGGCATGGCCCTCCACGGGCGGCTGAAGGAAATCCAGGGCACCCAGCTCCACTTTGGCGATGACTTGAAGGCAAACCTGGACGCCGCCGACGGAGTGGCGGAAAGCATCAAGCGCACCATCGACACCTACATCGAGAAGCACAACATTGACGCACCCCTGGACCCGCCCTACCGCCCCGTGTGGGAACCGGAGGGGGGGCAGGCGGCGATCGACTACCGCGAGGCCAACATTACCTCGGTGATCTGGTGCATCGGCTACGGGCTGGACTTTCGCTGGGTTGAGCTGCCCGTGTTTGACGGCCAGGGCTATCCCGGCCACCGCCGGGGGGTGACCGCCTGGCCGGGGCTGTATTTTCTGGGCCTGCCCTGGCTCTACACCTGGGGGTCGGCCCGGTTCTCAGGCATTGCCCGCGACGCCGAGTATCTGGCTGAGCAAGTGGCCGCCCGCGCTGGCGGTAGCCATACTCGGGAGCTACAGAGCGTCAATGAAGTGGCGATCGGGTCATAG
- the proC gene encoding pyrroline-5-carboxylate reductase has translation MPEATFGVIGGGMMGEALIARLLDQGMFEPGAVVVSDPQAARREVLHHTYGVQTSAENQAVIDAAETVLLAIKPQMLGAVAENLRFPEREKPPLLLSILAGVPLARLEKEFLGWAVVRAMPNTPATVGAGVTALAAGEAVSLAQREQARTIFASVGTVVEVPESQMDAVTALSGSGPGYIALVVEALADGGVAVGLPRNVALELAIATVRGTGELLHQGDLHPAVLKDRVTSPGGTTIAGIGALEAGGLRSALIGAVRAAYGRSKELGQS, from the coding sequence ATGCCTGAGGCAACATTTGGGGTTATCGGCGGCGGGATGATGGGAGAAGCTCTCATCGCCCGCCTTCTTGATCAGGGGATGTTTGAACCTGGGGCAGTAGTAGTGAGTGACCCCCAGGCAGCCCGACGAGAGGTGCTGCACCACACCTACGGCGTGCAGACCAGCGCAGAAAATCAAGCTGTCATTGACGCCGCTGAAACCGTACTGCTGGCGATCAAACCCCAGATGCTGGGGGCAGTAGCAGAAAATCTCAGGTTTCCAGAGCGAGAGAAGCCGCCGCTGCTGCTGTCGATTTTGGCTGGGGTGCCCCTGGCTCGGCTAGAAAAAGAATTCTTGGGTTGGGCGGTGGTGCGAGCGATGCCCAATACACCCGCTACGGTGGGGGCTGGGGTAACGGCTCTGGCCGCCGGAGAGGCAGTCAGCCTTGCCCAGCGAGAACAGGCCCGCACCATCTTTGCCAGCGTCGGCACCGTAGTCGAGGTACCTGAATCACAGATGGATGCGGTGACAGCGCTGTCGGGGTCTGGGCCGGGCTATATTGCGCTGGTGGTCGAGGCGCTGGCCGATGGCGGCGTAGCGGTGGGGCTGCCGAGGAACGTGGCGCTGGAGCTGGCGATCGCCACCGTGCGCGGTACCGGCGAACTGCTGCACCAGGGCGACCTGCACCCCGCTGTACTCAAAGACCGCGTCACCAGCCCCGGCGGCACCACCATTGCGGGCATTGGGGCCCTGGAGGCGGGCGGGCTGCGATCGGCGTTGATAGGGGCAGTGCGGGCCGCCTACGGGCGATCTAAGGAACTCGGTCAGTCCTAA